From the Streptococcus sanguinis genome, the window ACCCTGACGACCTGAACGTCCACGCAGCTGATTATCAATCCGGCGGCTTTCATGGCGCTCTGTACCGATAACGCAGAGACCGCCCAGTTCGCGAACACCTTCACCCAGCTTGATGTCGGTTCCCCGTCCGGCCATATTGGTCGCAATGGTAACCGCACCACGTTGACCGGCGTTCATGATAATTTGTGCTTCTTTATAGTGGTTTTTCGCATTAAGAACTTCGTGAGGAACCCCAGCTTCTACCAATTTCTTAGAAATATAATCACTGGTTTCAACCGCAACGGTACCGACCAGAACTGGCTGGCCTTTTTCATGACGCTCTTTAACATCCTGAACAACTGCCTTAAACTTAGAATCAATACTTGGATAGAGCAGGTCAGAATGGTCAATACGTGCTACCGGACGGTTGGTTGGAATCGGAATAACACGAATGTTGTATGTTTCGCGGAACTCTTCTTCCTCCGTCTTAGCTGTACCCGTCATGCCGGACAGCTTCTTATACATACGGAAGAGGTTCTGATAAGTAATGGAAGCAGAAGTCTTTGTTTCTTCCTGAATCGGCACACCTTCTTTGGCTTCAATCGCTTGGTGGAGACCGTCAGAGTAACGGCGGCCTTCCATTGTCCGACCGGTAAACTGATCGACAATTAGAATTTCCTGATCTTCACTGACCACATAGTCAATGTCAAGGAGCATGATGTAGTTAGCTCGCAGAGCATTGTCGATAAAGTGAGTCAGGGCAACATTTTCAATATCGTAGAGATTGTCCAGCTTGAAGTAGCTTTCCGCCTTGTCAATACCTGAGTCAGACAGACCAATCGTCTTAGACTGAACATCGATGATGTAGTCGTCCTTATCCAGAGATTTGACATAGTGGTCAGCCATATGATAAAGCTGGTTGGTATCTGAAGAAACCGGTCCTGAAACAATCAGTGGTGTCCGAGCTTCGTCAATCAGGATTGAGTCCACCTCATCGACCAAGGCATAGTTGAGTGGGCGCTGTACCATGTTTTCAGCGCGGACTACCATGTTATCACGCAGGTAGTCAAAGCCAATCTCAGCATTGGTTGAATAAGTAATGTCGCAAGCGTACGCTTCTTTCTTCTCAGATGGAGATTTAGCTGCCAGATTGATACCGACAGAAAGGCCCAACCAAGAGTAGAGTTCACCCATTTCGGTCGCGTCACGCTCAGTCAAGTATTCATTGACTGTGACAACGTGTACTCCTTTACCTGCAAGAGCATTTAAGTAAACTGGCATCGTCGCAGTCAAGGTTTTTCCTTCACCGGTACGCATCTCTGGAACGTCACCATGATGGAGAACGATCCCCCCCATAACCTGTACCTTATAAGGGAAAAGGCCCAATACCCGCTTAGCTCCTTCACGGACAACCGCAAAAGCTTCAAATAAGAGCTGATCTAAAGTTTCACCATCAGCATAGCGTTTCTTGAATTCCTCTGTTTTTGCCTGAAGTTCTTCATCAGACAAGGCTGCCATTTCGTCTTCATAAGCCAAGACTTTGTCAGCCATTTTTTCTAATTTTCTTAATTCACCTTTATCATTTTCAATGATAGTCTTTAAAATATTCGCCATTTTTTTCCTTACTATATAATAATCTTTCTGATTTTTAGAATGTTCTTTTCATTATAGCATGTTTTCCTATATCTTTCAAGAATGAAAAAAGCAAAAAAGCTCCATCAGACTGTGCTTACAGAACTGGGAGATGGCAGGAGATTAGAGGCTAAAAAAGAAAAGGCAGAGGTATTGCTCTGTCTTTTCAAATACGAATGTTACAAGGATAAACTAATCTTCTTTTTTCTTCTTAATAAAGAAATCTGTTCCTGATAAGACCTATCACTCCTTGAACATTCTATCACTCTTTCGGCTACTTAAAATCCAGCAAGCGCATGGTATCTTGGGCAATCATCAGTTCTTCGTTGGTTGGAAGAATGAGAATTTTAGACTTAGACTGAGAATTTTGAATAAAGAGCTGACCTTGCTCGTTAGCTGCCTTATTCAAAGAAAGTCCTAAGCAATTGAGCTTTTGAACGACCAAGCTACGGATCAAGGCTGAATTCTCCCCGATTCCAGCGGTAAAGACCAAGGCATCCAGACCATCTAAATCTGTGATGTAGCTTGCAATAGTCTGAGCGATACGGTTGACAAACATATTAACTGCTAGACTAGCTTTTTCATCGCCTCTGTCACAAGCCTCCAAAACATCTCTTAAATCATTGCTAAGCTGGGAGATCGCTAGCAGACCGGATTCTTTATTGAGGACATCACTTAATTGCTGAGCTGATAATTTTTCCTGTTCTAGCAGGAAAGGGAGAATCATAGGGTCAATATCACCTGAGCGGGAGCCCATCATCAGGCCAGCCAAGGGGGTGAATCCCATCGAAGTATTGACAGACTGACCATTTTTAATGGCGCAGATACTAGCACCATTGCCCAAATGGCAATTGATAATCTTCAAATGCTCCGCAGCTTCTCCTTGCCCTTCCCAAATCTCCTGTACCTTTTGAGCAATATACTTGTGACTCGTTCCATGGAAACCATACTTTCTCAAACCGTATTTATGATAGTAATCCCAGGAAAGAGGATAAAGATAATAAGCTTCTGAAAGGCTTTGATGAAAAGCTGTATCAAACACAGCCACTTGTCCTGTCTCCGGCAAAGCCTTTTGGAAAGCTCGAATCCCTACCAAGTTGACAGGGTTATGACTAGGAGCCAAGAAAGACAGCTTCTCAATGATGGATAGCACTTGCTCATCTATCAAAGCAGAATCATCAAAGGATTCTCCGCCATGAGCTACGCGATGACCGACTCCATCTATCTCGTCCAGAGAAGCAATCAGCTTCCGCTCCAAAAGAAAGTTCAGCAAGTAATCCACGGCAAATTGATGCGAAGGAATAACCAACAGTTCCTTTTCTTTTTGACCTTCAAATTCAATTTTAAAAATACCTTCCTTTAAGCCAATCTTTTCAAAAATCCCTTTCACCAAAAGGCTTTCGTCGGGCATACTGAGCAGTTGAAATTTCAATGACGAACTGCCCGCATTAATCGCAAAAATTTTTTTAGACATATTTTTCTCCTGAGCAATGAAAACAGTGATTTTTTCAAATAACGTTTTTTGAAAACTGAAATTTTCCATTGCTACTTGTTAGATAAATAAGCTAGCTTCAACTGGTCGGCTAGCTTATTTACTATTTTATATATTACATAACATTGACTGCCAAGACAGCCAAGACAGCGCCGATAGTCGGTCCTACAATTGGCACCCAAGCATAAGCCCAGTTTGCATCTCCTTTATTCGGAACTGGCAAGAGGGCATAAGCAAGGCGCGGACCGAAGTCCCGAGCTGGGTTGAGGGCAAAACCTGTCGTCGAACCCAAAGACAAGCCGACCGCCATAATGAGGAAGCCAACTAAGAGTGGAGTGAGTCCAGGCGTGATTTCGCCGTGCGTTATCATCAAAAGTGCAAAGATGAAGAAGAAAGTCGCAACGATCTCGCTGAGCAAATTAAATGCTGGATTCTGGATGGCTGGTCCAGTAGCAAATACGCCAACTGAGTTGCCTTCTTCTGCCTTGGTTTCTTTGAAATGGGGATAATAGAAGAGCACTACAATAGCCGCTCCGACAAAAGCCCCTAGAATCTGAGCGATGATATAGCCCACCACTTGTTCCCAAGGGAAGATGCCACCCACCGCAAAGGCAATAGTGACAGCTGGGTTAAGGTGACCGCCAGTATTATAAAATCCTGCCGTATAGACACCCAAGGTCACTGCCAAGCCCCAGCCAAATACAACAGTAAACCAGTTGGGAGAGAAACCTTTTGCGAGACTCTTATTAAGACTGATAGACGCTCCGATTCCATTCCCAAAAACCATCAGAACCATGGTGCCTAAAAATTCACCTAGATATTTTTCCATACTCCATACTCCTTCATTTCGAAATACTTTATACTCTCTCCTCTATATTGCTTCTACAGCGCAATATAGATTCTAAGAAAGCATAAGAGAAATGTGCTCGTAAAATAGGAGAAAATCCCTAGCTCCAAAGCATGGATTACAAGTGGTATTCTCTCCTCTGATATTATTTAATTAGCTAGCTTGCTTCTCTACAGTCCCACAGCATACTCAGCAATGGACTGGTCTTCTTCAGAACTTCCTCCGCTGACGCCGATACTGCCAATCATTTCTGACTGGCAATAAATAGGAATGCCGCCTGCCAAACTAACGACCTTATTGTCAGTCATCGTTTCCAGCTGGTAGAGCCATTGGCCAGGCTGAGTTAAAGGTGCTAGATCCTTGGACTGCATCCTCATGCCAACAGCTGTGTAAGCTTTCTTATAAGCCATATCGTTACTCACTAACAAGGCATTTTCCATACGATAGGTCATCACGACTTGTGCCGCTGGATCAACCACCGTTATCACGACGGCTAGTCCCAGCTCTTCAGCCTTGCGTCTGGCCCTTGTTACCAATTCCCAGGCATCCTGATAGATATTTGTGAAAAGAACAGGTTCTTTATCCAGTAAGGTTTGGCATCTGGCAAGGACTTTTTGGATGATGATGTCCTGCAATTCTGAGTTTCCTTCCCAGCTTGATAGTTCTGGACTGCTGAGCTCGTCTCTCTCTCTATCTCTAGCCATCCATTTCACCTCTTTTCAGTAGTTAGCTCGGCCATCTTTTTGAATCGATCGGAACAAGTCAAAAAGATGCTTCTAACAGGTCAGATTTTTTAAACGGGACTCCCTTGACCAAACGCGCTGCATTTGAGCCAAACAGGCGCAAGACATGGTCTGGTATAGCAGAATAATCTTTGATACGATAGATAAATTTTTCAAGCGGCAAGTTACGATAATGGAGGACTGCGTCTCGCCCGTCACAGGCAATCCCTACTAAAAGCTGGGATTGAGTTGCAGCCACATGCGCTAGCGACACAGGATCGCTAAGTTCATCTGGGCTGACCAGACTAAATGGGATACCTTCCTCTTCGATACCGTAGCCGATTTGTGCCACCTTATCCGCAGGAGCATCGTCCGTAGCAATAAACCTAATGGTGGGCTTTCTAGTATAAGCTAATTCCATAGTCGACCCCCCATTTCTCTCTGACATAGGTCAAAATCAGTCCGGTCGCTACTGCATTTCGAGGCCCTACCAAGCCACGCACATTACCTCGACCAGCTACAATGGCATTCTGAGAGAGAGCTTCGGTCACTAGCTGAGGTATTTCAAAGTCCAAGGCTGAGCCACCCACGATGACAACGAAAGGAATGTCTCGAATATTCTGAGTAGGACTGACACGCTTGAGAGCCCGAACCGCATTGGTAACAAAGACCCTTTCCTTGGCAGACTGCCGAACGAGTTTGATTTTTTCAATAGAGTAGTCTCCATCATCTATAGGAACAAATTCATCATTTTCCTTGACGATGACTACTCTGGCAAATAAATCTCCAGACAGCGGCTTGTCAAAAAATTGAACAGTCCCGTCTTCATGCCGGATATGGAAAAGACTTTCTACCTTAGCCAAAGGATATCGTTTGATGTCCTCTGCCAGATGATGATTTTCCAGTCCCAACTCCGAATTGATCAGCATGGTTACCATATCACCGGCACCGGCTAGATGGACAGCCAAGATTTGACCCCTGCTATCGATAATGGAAGCATCTGTCGAGCCTGCTCCTAAGTCCAAAATAGCCAAGGGGCGATCCGTCCCTGGTGTAGTCAGAGCCCCAAGGATAGCTGATTCAGCTTCTGCTCCACCGATTTCTACGGTAATACCCAGCTCTCGTTCGACTTCTTGGGCAATGATGGACATTTGCAGCTTGTCGGAATTTACCATAGAGGCAATGCCGACAGCCTGCTCCATAGAAAATTCTCCAGCCACACCACCTCGCACAGAAATCGGAGCAAAAGTATTGACAGCCAGTAAGTCACGGATATAAATGTCAGAAGGCTCTTTCTCGGTCAAGTCAGCCATGGTTTGGCGCACCTTCTCCAGCATGCCTCCAACATTGGTTCCCGCTTCTCCGACAACATTGCTAATCTCACCAGCATAGACAATTTTCTCCATAATCTCATCGGCGCCCTTGGAAATATCCACCTTTAAGGTATGCTCCTTGCCGATAATTTGGATACTGCCTGCTGGAATCGTCCGAGCCTGAACGTCACCTGCCGGTGTCTTAATTACGACAGCCGAGCGGTTGCCAATGAGGGCACGGGCAATGGGAACGATGCTTTTCGTCTCTTCTGCGCTCAAGCCGAAGACTGTCGCAATGCCATAGGGATTGGATAATTGGGAAATCACCTTTCCTTGCTCTACCACTTCAACAGCAGCTTGCATGCCCAAAGGAACCTTGTCGATAAAGAGAATCTCATCCACGATTGGAATCTTCTGGCTAATGCGGTTGTTGACCAGAACCCCATCATCCGCCTGCAAAATGGCAGCGGTAATCTGATAGCCCTTGGCTAGATAGGCATTGATCAGCTGGGCAACCAAGTCAAAATCAATAATCTTCGGCACTACTACGATGTATTTCCCATCAATCGGATGATGAACCAAGTCGAGAATATCCACTGTCAGTCCAATCCCCAGACCCAGACCGCCTGGAGTACGGGGATTATGACCAATCATGGTAGACTCAGTAATGACCGTCTCTGTGATGGTTTCCATGGCAACATCGCCGATAACAGGCGTCGCTTCATTGATCCGAATCAAATCAACTTGTCCCAACTCAAGCGGTGTTTGCTCCATCAATTTCCTCAGAGATTGATAAATCCCGTGGACATTTTCCTTGGTCCCCTTGATACCTGTTGTATCCGCAATGGCTGAGGCAAGAAAGTGAATGCTTCCATCATCTTGCACTTCAGCTAAGGCAGACTCGGTCGAAGAATTTCCTATGTCTACTCCAATGATTCGTTTCACATTTTCACCTCCACCAAGATTAGGCTATTTTGAGCAGCATTTATAAAAGAAGTGACAATAATCTTTTTTCAACCCAAAATAGCCTTGATAAAACTTGATTAGTTGTCGCCTTTCAACTTCTTGCGGCGTTCATAATTTTCAGCTGCTTCTCTGACAAAGCCCGCACAGATAACAGCTCCATATTGGTTTTCCAATTCATTGGCAATGTCCAATAATTCCTGCTTGGAAGACCGGTAAGGACGCAGGGCATTGTAGATTTCCAGCACACGCGCATCCGGAACCTTGGTCAGTTCCGCAGCCCGAGAAAAGTTATACTGGATTGCTTCGCGGCCGGCATTCTTAGCAATTTCGCCTTGCTTAATCAAAATCTCCGGCTTAATCCGCAAATCCTCTGCAGTCACATAGCCAGACAAGATATTTTCCAGTGTAATATCTTCGAATTTCTTATCCTGACCAACCTTTATCCAGTCTGGGTGTTTTTTAGAAATAGGATAATCAGCCGCTGTCGCTTCATCAGAACTGACAGGACGACTGGTTGCTCCTTGACTAGCTGAGCCGCTGTCGCTTAGCTCGGCTAATATTTGTTTTACTAATGTTTCTACTGATTCACTCATTCTGATTTCTCCTTGTAGACATCATATGCATTAAATCACCTGACATTCATCAGCTGGTTTTCCTCTTTTAACCAGTTTCGTTTCCTTGATATGCAGCAAGGCTGAGTATGCCTGGTACTTAGGACGAGCCATTTGGTCGTTAAGGGTGGGCACCGGATTTGGTGTTTCACCCTTAGCATACTTAGCAGCATTTTTACCAATCAAACGATAGGTTTCAGGAGTTAACAAAGGTGCCTGCGGGAAGAGTTCCAGATTACTGAGCGGTGGCAAATCACGTTGGTGAATAACCGTTGTTCCCTTAGACTGAACACCGATAGAAATGCCAGAACCAGACAAATGGTCTCCTTCTACCGCTACAAAGGCAACGTCAGAAGAACGATAGACCTTGACAATGCGAGCCTTGAGCCCCTCTTCTTCGATACCAGCCACCAGCTGGCGCAGCACTTCCGTATGAGGAATGTCCACCATTGTCTTCACCTGCTGTTCCCCAAAGGCAGGTCCAACTGCAATAACGACTTCATCCGTTGACTGGCTAGGCTTAGCCACACCAACTGTACGGATAACAGCTTTTTCATTGGACACAGGCTTTGTAACAGGCTTTTCGCTTGTTTCAGCAGCTGTTTCGTTGGTATTGGCGCTCATCTCTTTCATCACTTCTGCAATAATGGAGCGCAGTAAAGTTTCATTTATCTCTGTCATCTTAGCTCCTCCTATACATCACGCGGGTCAATCGCTTTAGGAATGTCTTTGACTTTTTCCCATTCTTCGCCGACCAGGCGATGGCCTGTACCGACACCAACATAGTCATTCGGTGAATTCACCGCTGAAATAACATTCCAATCTCGATCAAAGATAGCAGATGTTTGCAGGAAATCCCCTGCTACACGTTGCTTGAACAAATTGAGCAGCTCATTGGCAACTTCAGGGAAGCCATTATTAGCCAAGGCTTTGATCAAATCAGCCCCTTGAACTCCGCGTTCCAGAATACCTTGAGCAGCCTTGATGTCTTCAACCTTATCCCGCTCTGGCATATCTTTAGAGCCATGAGCATAGGTCGCTGCTTCGACTTCTTCGTCGGTAATCGGCGGCAGGCCCAAGCCTTTGAAAAGAGCTTGCATAACGCGTGCTGCCTTGTTCCGAACCTTCACAACTTCCTCTTCACGTACAGGACGAAGACCACCGTCTACCCGCAGGTCACGTTGCAAGACATTGTAGTCGTCAAAGTCTTCAGCATCCCAGTTAGAGCCGGCAAACATATTGTCATAGTTTGGCGTAGCAGAGTAGCCAGAGTTGATAAAGTCTGTACCTGGCGCAAACTGCATCAAAGTCCGAACAGAGCGACGTAAGTCTGAGTGAGTAAAGGTTTGGTCATTTGATGAAGCACATTCCAAGTCAAGCATGCTGGCAATCAAGTTTTCAGCAACGACCGCCCGAATACCACTCGGAACAGCTGCAGGAATACCGATACAGCTTACTGATCCATTCTGAGTTCCTTGAACCCCAGCCGCTTTCGTGACATAAAGACAGCGAGCTTCTAGATAGAGCATGGACTTGCCTTCGGCTTGTCCCATCTGCACTTCAGACCCTGTACCAGAAGTGAAGCGCATCTTAAGTCCACGAGAGGCATAGGCTGAAGCCAGAAAGGCCTTGGACCAAGGTGTATCATCTCCATCAGTGAAGACATCTTCTGTACCATAAACAGAAATGGTCTCAGCATAGGCCGTAAAGCCACGCATACCAAATTCTAGCTCTGTCGCTTCTTCCAAGGAGCACTGAGTCAGTACCCCAGGACGGCCAACTTGGGAACCAATCATCAGAGACAGGGCATTGAAAGGAGCGTAACGCACTACAGCAACCGTTGTTTCCTGCTCTGCAAAACCACGCAGAGCTCCTTCAGCCGCATCTGCTGCAATCTGCACTGGATTATCATTGACATTAGTGACGTGGGCTTGAGTAGCTGTTTGCTTACGGGTCCGCATCTTTTGCAGACACATCATGATTTCCACGACATTCATCTGATTGACCACTTCAATGATTTTAGCCGGAGTCATGGCCTTGGTCAGCTTGATGATTTCTGTCCGAGGTACATTCGGTGTCAATATTTTATTGGCAATCTCTCTTGAGTCCATCTGAATAACTTCTTCAGCTCGGCTCAGGTCAATCCCATAGTTGGCAATGAATTGGTCAATCAGGTCAAATTCTTCTTTTGGTTTGCCGTCTAACTCAACCACTTTCCCATTTTGAATCTTGATACTGGGTTTAGGATCATTGGGGCTTTCCATAGCCACTAAACCTTCTTCAACCCATTCTTTTACAAATCCATCTTGGTTGATAGGGCGTTCGCTTAATACTTCAAAACGTTTGGATCTCATACCGTTTCCTCCCTCTCACTCTTAAATGTAAGATGGCTGTGAGTTGGTTGGCTCTTCACCCATACTGCCTAAAAGTGCCAGTCCAACTTCACGCGCTGAGATAACTGATTGTCTAACTGCTCCAGAATCCCCACTGATAAAGAGGATGGCTTCGTTTGAGTGGCTGGTACCACCATTTCCTGGAGAAGCATAGCCGACAACAGTAACGTTGGCAGCCTTAACAGCTGTATCCGCCATAACAACACCAATAGCTGCAGGTGCTCCGACAATCAAGCCAAAGGCACGACCGTATTCAGCACCAAAGGCAGTCTGACAAGCATAGCTAGCACGCGCAGTATACTGGAGTTCAATATGCCCTGCATCATTAGCATAAACATCACCAAAGGTTCGATCTACTTCCTTCAAGGTTACTTCTACAGCTCGTCTGACATCTGATACATCTTCGCCACCAAAGATAATCAAACTTCCGTGTCCAGCACCACCCTTAGTATCACGAGGCAGTTCGATTTTAACAATTTCTGTATTGGTTGCTTTGACCGCTTCATCAGCAGCCATGATATGAGGACCTGCACCGGTACGAGCACCGACCACACCGATTGAGCGATAGCTCTTTTCTAGCTTCATAGCATCCAGCACCTGCTGGTCCACATTGGCAATGACAAGTCCAATTGTATCGCCTATCGGATTAACACCGACAAATTCTGTAATATTGCATTTGTTTTCCATAAGACAGCTCCTTTCGCTGACATATATTTTGAAGCGCTTACAATTTTAGGGAATAAGGAAATCAGATAAGAGGAGCACCATAGCTATACGCCTCTTTCTGATTCTTTTTTTTTACTTTTTTGGGGTCAAAAGAATAGATTATTCTAAGGTTTTCTGTTAGAATGAGTATGGTTGTTTTTTAAAAAGGAAGATTTTTCCGCGTTCTCCAAAAAAGCCTAACCAACTTTTTTAGGAATGCCAAGCTAAGCCTACAAGAAATATACTTGACAGGCCTTTCCCTTCAGAAATAACAATCACAGAGACAGATAACAGATGATAAACTTTTCGCAGGGTTGCTCATCTTCTATCTGTTTTTTTATTTTCCATCATTACAGAATGGCAGGACAGCAGGCCGCTGTCCTGCCATTCTAGTAAATCTGATAGTTGAATCTTCCGACAAACTAGCCTTGCCAGTCAGCCGGATAGGTCACATAGATAAAGCGGGCCTTATCTCTGACAGAGAACTGAATGTCGCTGCCTTTAGGGATAAAGAGTACTTCGCCAGGGCCAGCTGTCATGACTTCGTCACCAACGATAATATCAAGACGCCCTTCAATAACATAGTCCACTTCATCATAGTCCAGATGCCAAGGGAAAGTTGTCTTTTCCATGGTCATCAGACCCAAGCCCAATCTTGGGCTTTCATCTAAGGTCAGCAAGTCTCGTGTATAAACTTGATGGCTCGCATCACCTGTATCCAAGCGATCTTCTGGACGAACATCCAGACCAGGCAGGGCGATAGAAGCTACGCCTGCCTTGCTGACTTTCTTCCCACCATCTTTGGTGGCTAATTCTTCCAATAAAATCTTACGAACCAATGTTTCTAGGTCAGAACGATTAATATCTGCCATACTTCATACCTCCAAGTCTAAGCTTCCTTTTTCGTTAAGAAGAAAGCCAGTAATACCGCTGTGATACCGCCGACAAATTTACCAATCATCATCGGCACAATCATTTCCGGTTTTTGACCAGCTGTGAAGCCTAGGTGATCTCCGATAACGAAGGAAGCAGATACGGCAAAGGCTACGTTGATAATCTTACCGCGTTTGTCCATATCCTTCATCATCTGGAACATGGCAATGTTATTAGCCAGAGAAGCTACCAAACCAGCTGCACCAACTTCGTTCATTCCTAGGGATTTTCCGATAGCAGAAAGCGGTTTGTTGGCTACCTTGGTAAAGACAGCTACCAGACCAAAGGCTCCAGCCAAGGTTACGGCAATCGTTCCGACAACTTCAAAGGCTTCCTTCAGTGTCTCAGCACCTTTTGGATAGAGGCTGATGAGCCATTCATTTCCAGTCAGAAGCTGCGCTGCACCAAAGGCCAAACCAAGCGTTGCCAAGATAACAATAATCTGACCAAATACTTCAAAACCTTTAATCATGGCATTAGGTGCCAAAAGCAAACCTATGAAAATCAGAGCAGATACAATGATAATCGGGATAAGATTGACAACCAAGGTTCCAAAAGGCAGACCTGGCACGAAAATTCCTCCAAGGAGACAGCCAATCGGAACAGTTACCAAACCATATAGGATTCCGCGAGCCAAAAGCGGACGGTCATCTTTTTCGATAATACCCAAGGCAACTGGAATCGTAAAGACGATGGTTGGCCCCATCATAGAACCCAGTACAAAGGCAGCAAAGTTTCCTACCGCCGGATCCTGAGCCAGACTGAGAGCCAGAGGAGCTCCTCCCATATCATTGGCAATGAAGGTTGTCGCAAAAATAGACGGGTCAGCGCCCACCAAGCCATACAAAGGCACGACAATTGGTTTCAAGACATCCGCCAAGAGGGGAGCGATTACCATAATCCCAGCCATAGACAGAGCCAAAGCTCCCATAGCCATGATTCCTTCTTCAAATTTTTCACTTAGTCCTAGTTTGCCACCGATACATTTATCCACTGCACCGATCAGCATGAATAGCACCATGATATAAATGATAATTTCATTGATACTCATAACATTACCTTAGTTTCTAATATTCTTCATCACTGTGATAGTCAACCTTGTCAATGATAGCCACAACGACCATATCCACAGGGATATTTGTCTTATTTAGGCTCATCCGGGCAGAACTGCCAGTGGTTACCATTACTTGGTCTCCTTCGCCTGCACCGATGCAGTCGGCCACAATAAGCAGAGCTGGGTCACTTTGATGTTCATTTAGCTGCCGTTCGACCACTAAAAATTTCAAACCATTTAAATTTTCGTCTTTTCTAGTCGCCCAAAGGCTTCCTTTTACTTTACCAACAAACATCTCTACCCACTCCTTTATTCTATGATTTCTATTTTTTGACGTTTTAGATAATCTCTCGCCAAGGCTGTCACAATCATTCCTTTTTCTATTTTAAAGCTTCCGCTTTCAGGTAAGCCCATCTCTCTCAGCCTCTTCTCTGTCAGCAAAACTGGCTTGCCCGGAGCCTTAGTCTTCGAGCTGACTTCTTCTGCCACCGCCCGTTTCACTTCCGGGCGAGGCTCTTCAGCCTGATCGTTTTCTAGGAGTGCTAAGAGTTGGCCTTCTTTATAAAATTGCAGACCGTAGCGAATCAGCTTTTCTCGCTGTCCCTGCAGTTCCTGATACAAGTACACTTTAGAAGATTGCTTGTACTGTTGAATAGCAAAGGCGCTGTCTGATACGAGGACTTTTTTGCCTTTCAAAAGACTCTTTAAAATGACTGCTTCCTCCACCGCTAAAGGGCAAAGGGATGAGAGTCTTAGAAAAGCATCAAAACCAAGCGACTCAACAACAACAATCTCTGCTGTGCAAGAATCTTTTACGACTTGAAAGCCTTCCCCTTCTAATAAGTCAGGAATCTTATCGCCTCCAATGACGTATACTGAGGGTTTCTGAGGCTTTTTCTTCAACTTTTCCATCAGGCGGTCTGTAATCAAATCTACTAAATGATCTAGATTTTCCATTCTTTACCTACCTTTTATTTGCTCATACGACTTATTTTTTAATAATCCGTCCGCGTGTTCCTTTTTTGAAACCACAGGCATTGGCTTCATCGTAGTCAATATGCATATAAGTCGCAAATTTAGGACTAACACGGATGACCACATCATCAAAAATCAGCGGACGAGCACCTTCTACTCTGACTTGTACAATCTCGTGATTTTTTACATTCAGACGTTCGGCATCTTCCGGTGTCATATGAACATGACGCTTAGCTACAATCAGGCCCTTATCCAGA encodes:
- the secA gene encoding preprotein translocase subunit SecA; translated protein: MANILKTIIENDKGELRKLEKMADKVLAYEDEMAALSDEELQAKTEEFKKRYADGETLDQLLFEAFAVVREGAKRVLGLFPYKVQVMGGIVLHHGDVPEMRTGEGKTLTATMPVYLNALAGKGVHVVTVNEYLTERDATEMGELYSWLGLSVGINLAAKSPSEKKEAYACDITYSTNAEIGFDYLRDNMVVRAENMVQRPLNYALVDEVDSILIDEARTPLIVSGPVSSDTNQLYHMADHYVKSLDKDDYIIDVQSKTIGLSDSGIDKAESYFKLDNLYDIENVALTHFIDNALRANYIMLLDIDYVVSEDQEILIVDQFTGRTMEGRRYSDGLHQAIEAKEGVPIQEETKTSASITYQNLFRMYKKLSGMTGTAKTEEEEFRETYNIRVIPIPTNRPVARIDHSDLLYPSIDSKFKAVVQDVKERHEKGQPVLVGTVAVETSDYISKKLVEAGVPHEVLNAKNHYKEAQIIMNAGQRGAVTIATNMAGRGTDIKLGEGVRELGGLCVIGTERHESRRIDNQLRGRSGRQGDPGESQFYLSLEDELMRRFGSERIKALLDRMNLSDEDSVIKSGMLTRQVEAAQKRVEGNNYDTRKQVLQYDDVMREQREIIYAERHDVITADRDLSPEIHAMIKRTINRIVDGSSHSDQDDKIEAILNFAKYNLVSEDSISDSDLEGKSDQEIKDYLFERALEVYDSQIAKLRDEEAVREFQKVLILRVVDSKWTDHIDALDQLRNAVGLRGYAQNNPVVEYQAESFRMFNDMIGSIEFDVTRLMMKAQIHEQERPRTERAINTTATRNISAKAPNMPENVNLSNVKRNDPCPCGSGKKFKNCHGRKK
- a CDS encoding acetate/propionate family kinase — protein: MSKKIFAINAGSSSLKFQLLSMPDESLLVKGIFEKIGLKEGIFKIEFEGQKEKELLVIPSHQFAVDYLLNFLLERKLIASLDEIDGVGHRVAHGGESFDDSALIDEQVLSIIEKLSFLAPSHNPVNLVGIRAFQKALPETGQVAVFDTAFHQSLSEAYYLYPLSWDYYHKYGLRKYGFHGTSHKYIAQKVQEIWEGQGEAAEHLKIINCHLGNGASICAIKNGQSVNTSMGFTPLAGLMMGSRSGDIDPMILPFLLEQEKLSAQQLSDVLNKESGLLAISQLSNDLRDVLEACDRGDEKASLAVNMFVNRIAQTIASYITDLDGLDALVFTAGIGENSALIRSLVVQKLNCLGLSLNKAANEQGQLFIQNSQSKSKILILPTNEELMIAQDTMRLLDFK
- a CDS encoding MIP/aquaporin family protein, with the translated sequence MEKYLGEFLGTMVLMVFGNGIGASISLNKSLAKGFSPNWFTVVFGWGLAVTLGVYTAGFYNTGGHLNPAVTIAFAVGGIFPWEQVVGYIIAQILGAFVGAAIVVLFYYPHFKETKAEEGNSVGVFATGPAIQNPAFNLLSEIVATFFFIFALLMITHGEITPGLTPLLVGFLIMAVGLSLGSTTGFALNPARDFGPRLAYALLPVPNKGDANWAYAWVPIVGPTIGAVLAVLAVNVM
- a CDS encoding GlcG/HbpS family heme-binding protein codes for the protein MARDRERDELSSPELSSWEGNSELQDIIIQKVLARCQTLLDKEPVLFTNIYQDAWELVTRARRKAEELGLAVVITVVDPAAQVVMTYRMENALLVSNDMAYKKAYTAVGMRMQSKDLAPLTQPGQWLYQLETMTDNKVVSLAGGIPIYCQSEMIGSIGVSGGSSEEDQSIAEYAVGL
- a CDS encoding glycerol dehydratase reactivase beta/small subunit family protein; translation: MELAYTRKPTIRFIATDDAPADKVAQIGYGIEEEGIPFSLVSPDELSDPVSLAHVAATQSQLLVGIACDGRDAVLHYRNLPLEKFIYRIKDYSAIPDHVLRLFGSNAARLVKGVPFKKSDLLEASF